The Tripterygium wilfordii isolate XIE 37 chromosome 21, ASM1340144v1, whole genome shotgun sequence genome segment ACTCATAGCTGTGCATATAGTTGGGTTTATACATGTAATATAATCCTAATTAGTTCTCAAAGCATAGAGAGGCTGCTAAAAAAAGCTTAGTTTGTGTATATGTTCAGTAAATAGTTGTCAGTACTGTCCTTaacattaaacaaaaaaattggaGAAACCATTCATGTTGAAGAAATATAGACTTGTTCAGTCAGTCCTGTAAGAGAGATGTTTGGTTTCATCACATGCATCCTTAATCTTCTATTATGtgattctttttttccttgggGCAATTGCTACATTTATCTTTGTTCTTACAATCAAAGCAATTTCCATTTGATTATATCTCCACTTTGCTCCAGTATCTCTTGAATGGATGGATGAAGTGTGTTTCAGATTTGTAAATAAATGCCGTTCAGAAGAGCCGCAGAGATCATCAAACCCCTGAAACCCCATCCCAAAATGGCAAAATCCTAAGAAGAATGAGCCCTCTAAGCTCATTGCAAATGGATTAAATTTGTTAGAAAATGGTTTGACTCAACTACTTGATTGAACTAGGAAGATGTCTGTATAATAAGTTTGTCTAGATACCTAAATTGAGTTTCTGGGTATGGTTGGCTCTCTTAATGCTTGAAGTAACTTCAGTTTTATAGTTATGCCTATTTACTTATCCTCGAGGACAAGGAACTTTCCATGCTCAAGGTTGCAGGAGTACTAACAATGTTTCTAAATAGCTTGGCATGGCCTTTTTTGTGCATATGAACATAATATGCGCAGGAGTTGTGGGATATAATGTAATTGCAGACATGACATGGTTTTCTTTCTGTGTAGGTGGTGGATCACACAACACATCATTTCATCAAAGCAAATGAAGTTTTCTTTTCTATCGATGACTAGTAGCGGAAAGTGTCTTCCTCATTAATGTCCAAATGAGTTAAAAGGTCCCTGCTTTGATCCTCCTAGCTCCCTGTCTCTACACTTGGCAAACTCCACTGAATTCCTAAGGATTGATTTTTCTAGACGGGGAACCAAATATATGATGGTTCTGTTTTACTTGTATTCTTCAGATGCTTATTAACTGTCAAGATACACTATGAAATATGAATGCATCAAAACATATGTACgtagatattttttttgaagtaatatatttattaaaaatctcTAGTCCATGCATTGAAATTATGTTTGGTACACAAGTATTTCAATAGAAATGATATCGAATTTACAAGAAAACTTAGCTCATGAATTTGCACAATGGATCACGGAAGGACTATCGGCACCCATGCTTCTGACTCAATTCTTTGAAGATCGACACCAGTTCCTCAATACATGGGGTGATCCTTACGAGGTCATCCCGAGTATTTTACGGACTCCCACCTGATCTTAAGAATAACCGTTTTCCAAGAAGGcacaatcatcatcatgatcgTCATCATCATGATCGCCATCATCATCATAGTGGCAATCATCATCGTCCTCATAGTAGCAATCCAAATGAACGCTAAGATTGCAGTATTCCTGGTAACATTCAACAGATATCTTTTGATCATTCTTGCTGCACAGGAAGCATGGAAGGAAGTCTTTGTCCCTTACGATGAAAAAGAGCTCGTGTTCGTGCAAATAGGGATCCTTGATACTGGTTCCTAGCTTGAGGTACGGGTAGTCACCATGAACACAATCGGGATGAATATAATTCGGACACTCTAAATAATTAGGACAACCGTAAAACCAAAGATCAGGATCTCTATCTTTTTGACAAATATCACAATAAGGATACCCATTTGAATCATCATGGAGATTAGAATTACCATCTCCTTGGTATGAGAGGACAAGATAATGATCATCGTACTCATATTTGACTGTACGTGGTAGTGTGGCACATCCATAGTCCAATGCGAAGGGACATTGTTCTTTGCATCGGAGCAAGTAGCAATCGTCTTCCTTGCCGCAAGAAGTACATTTTGAATAGTTATTGGCTTCAGTAAATACACTGAGGAGGTGCTTATGACTATCATGGTAGAATTCAAAAGGATTGACTAAAGCACATCGGACATCAATTATGGAACTCCGAGTCCTACAAGTTCGACAGTAATAGCAGAAGCCATGACACCATTTCCGGCAAGCCAAACAACGAAAAGCGAATTTGTTATTGCTTAGAATAAGGGTTAGGGGGTGTTGTTTGTGAAGTGGGTGATTGATTTGTTTTGGTAATTTAGAACAGTTGACGTGGAGAGAAAAATCACATTCTAGACACTTGTAAAAGGGAAAAGAGATGAGATTCATGCAACCATCGCATTTTGTTTCAATCTCACGATCATTATCAGGATGTAGTATCAGAAATAATTTATGATGAGGATGACAAAAATGCTCAATCTCTTGTTCAAGTAATTGGTCCTCTGCTCCCTCAATTCCTTCGCCCCAGAAGAACTCTTGTCCCACTTTTTGTACATTGTCCATTGCACAGTTGACATGGACAAAACATGgacaattttgacaagaatAACATCCAAATTTTCTATTGACTTCTCGACGACAAATTTCACAAATTAAAGCAACAGATTGACTTCCAGGAATGAAATAAATGTGGATGAGGGGGTGATCATGTTGTGGTAAATGGACTGTGAATGGCAGTGACATACATTTACTGTGAACTACAACATGACAATTAGTGCAAATCCTAGGAAAGCAATCTCGTTCTCTAAAGTATTCAGACCAATCACTATATGTGCCACAGAAATCGCATGTAAATGGATCTGACCTACTCCACTTAGTGAAATGATGCTCGTGACGTTCAGGTTGAATGAAGCATCGAGCAACCATAGCGCAATCAATATCAATGTCAAATTGGCAATCGGAGCAGTTGTAAAGGAAGTTGGTAATTTGTAGATCACACATATCACAGATAGATCGAGTAGGACCGTATGGTGAATTCGGGTGAAGAATTAGAGGGTGTTGATGGTGCCAGGGGTGTTTTATCATAGGGGGTAACTCTGAACAAGTAGtatgaagaaagaaataacaCTCACTGCAATAGTAGAAACTAGTATCCCATAGCGATTCCGAGCACGCACAGCAAAAGATTTCTTCACGGCCGTTTAGATGTATGACTTGCTTCTCACAGAAGATGAGATCATGAGGGTGGACTTGATCTAAAGATATCAATTGAAGCACCTCCATTATTTCTAGACTTTGAAGATTTAGATCTGAAACAACTGGATATTATATCTCTGCATCATCATGACTACTCAGATTGCCTGCCTATCATTTTGTAGACTAGACACCCTCGACAGTCCTCTCAACCTCAAGTCTAAGTCAATATATAACTGAATTAATATTTGAAGTGGGTGTAGGCTATCTTCCCAACTCTTTTCCAAGAAACTTCATTCGTATCGAatcaaattttgtttaatttgaacgtatatataaatgtgaattatatatgcatacataacGCGTCACCACCTTCCAATTTCTTTCTAAGAAATTTCCCGTGttctatatattatatataaagaataataatatataatataaaccaagttgatttatattattatttgtaaaaaaagggacaaacacacgatttttggtgttattattttcttcttcgtctatgtgctggtacatatacaagtaaggtcatgatggcctacacatgtagacatttcctggtctaaaatgacggctatgatggcctacacatgtggacatttcctagtctaaaatgacggcttaatgtggacatttcctagtctaaaatgacggccatgatggcctacacatgtggacatttcctagtctaaaatgacggcttaatgtggacaaatcaacgtcatgacaaacatatcttaatcaactttgtgtgtcccgattattctccttgacatcctgaatatctgctctaacatccttgacatctgttttaacactccccctcaagtgggAATAAATGTTGATGATTTCCAACTTGTTAATCAAGGCCAAGAATTGTGAAATCCCTACTGATTTGGTAAAAATATCTGCCGGCTGTTTCAAAGTTGGAACATGGAAAGTTTTGATCAATCCAGCTTGAATCTTCTCTCTCACAAGGTGGCAGTCAATTTCTATGTGTTTGGTTCGCTCGTGGAACACTGGGTTTGATGCAATGTGTAGGGCTGCCTGGTTGTCACAATGCAGCCTAGCTGGTTGTGAATGTTTAATACCAAGGTCATGTAAAATGTATCGTACCCAAGTTATCTCACAGCATGCTGATGCCATCGAGCGATATTCCGCTTCTGCGCTTGATCGTGAAACCGTGTGTTGTTTCTTGGTTTTCCAAGAGATTAGTGAATGTCCAAGGAAGACACAATATCCCGTAGTTGAGCGCCTTGTGTCACGACACCTTGCCCAATCTGAATCACAATAAGCATTAATCTGCATGAGACTGGTTGCCGAAAATAGAATTCCTTGTCCTGGTGCCTGCTTGATGTAACGTAACACTCGGTGAGCTGCTTCCAGATGAGGAGTACGTGGTTTGTCCATGTACTG includes the following:
- the LOC119989403 gene encoding uncharacterized protein LOC119989403, producing MEVLQLISLDQVHPHDLIFCEKQVIHLNGREEIFCCACSESLWDTSFYYCSECYFFLHTTCSELPPMIKHPWHHQHPLILHPNSPYGPTRSICDMCDLQITNFLYNCSDCQFDIDIDCAMVARCFIQPERHEHHFTKWSRSDPFTCDFCGTYSDWSEYFRERDCFPRICTNCHVVVHSKCMSLPFTVHLPQHDHPLIHIYFIPGSQSVALICEICRREVNRKFGCYSCQNCPCFVHVNCAMDNVQKVGQEFFWGEGIEGAEDQLLEQEIEHFCHPHHKLFLILHPDNDREIETKCDGCMNLISFPFYKCLECDFSLHVNCSKLPKQINHPLHKQHPLTLILSNNKFAFRCLACRKWCHGFCYYCRTCRTRSSIIDVRCALVNPFEFYHDSHKHLLSVFTEANNYSKCTSCGKEDDCYLLRCKEQCPFALDYGCATLPRTVKYEYDDHYLVLSYQGDGNSNLHDDSNGYPYCDICQKDRDPDLWFYGCPNYLECPNYIHPDCVHGDYPYLKLGTSIKDPYLHEHELFFIVRDKDFLPCFLCSKNDQKISVECYQEYCNLSVHLDCYYEDDDDCHYDDDGDHDDDDHDDDCAFLENGYS